GAGCTGCTGGAACTGCATGCAGCCAGCATAGGCCTGCCCTATGGAATCAAGCCGGACCATGTCTTGGACTGATGAGTTCGCCTCCGCATACGGTGCCGGACATGGCTCTGGCAACGCGGACGGACCGACGGCCGTCCATGGCGCGCACGATGTGGGACAGCTCCGTCGGCAAGAAGACCGTGATGGCGGTCAGCGGCTTGATCATGCTGCTGTACCTGGTCGTCCACATGATCGGCAACCTCAAGATCTTCTTCGGCCCCGACGAAATCAACCACTACGCCCACTGGCTGCGCACGCTCGGTGAGCCGTTCCTGCATTACGAGTGGGCCCTGTGGCTGGTCCGGATCGTCCTCGTCGTCGCGGTCGTCGCCCACGCCGTCTCCGCCTACCAGCTGAGCCGCCGCGACATCAAGGCGCGCCCCAGCAAGTACGTGCACAAGAAGCCGCGCGCCTCCTACGCGACGCGCACCATGCGCTGGGGCGGGATCATCCTCGGCCTGTTCATCGTCTGGCACATCCTCGACCTGACCACCGGCACCGTGCACCCCGGCGGCTACGAGCACCTGCACCCGTACCAGAACATCATCGACACCTTCTCGACCTGGTACGGCAACGTGATCTACATCGTCGCGGTGCTCGCCGTCGGCCTGCACGTCCGGCACGGCTTCTGGAGCGCCGCCCAGACCCTCGGCGTCGGCAGCCGCACCCGCGACCGCGCCCTGAAGATCACGGCCAATGTCCTCGCGTTGCTGCTCACGGCCGGTTTCCTCGCCGTACCCGTGGGCGTCATGACCGGAGTGGTGAGCTGAGATGACCTACACCGAGTACGCGACCGGCGAGCCGGTCGTCGACACCAAGGCCCCCACCGGGCCGATCAACGAGCGCTGGGACAAGCGCCGCTTCGAGGCGAAGCTCGTCAACCCCGCCAACCGGCGCAAGCACACCGTGATCGTGGTCGGCACCGGCCTCGCGGGCGGCTCCGCGGGTGCCACGCTCGCCGAACAGGGCTACCACGTCGTCCAGTTCTGCTACCAGGACTCCCCGCGCCGGGCCCACTCCATCGCCGCGCAGGGCGGCATCAACGCGGCGAAGAACTACCGCAACGACGGAGACTCGATCCACCGGCTGTTCTACGACACCGTCAAGGGCGGCGACTTCCGGGCCCGCGAGTCCAACGTGCACCGGCTCGCGCAGATCTCCGTCGAGATCATCGACCAGTGCGTGGCGCAGGGC
This region of Streptomyces chromofuscus genomic DNA includes:
- a CDS encoding succinate dehydrogenase, coding for MARTMWDSSVGKKTVMAVSGLIMLLYLVVHMIGNLKIFFGPDEINHYAHWLRTLGEPFLHYEWALWLVRIVLVVAVVAHAVSAYQLSRRDIKARPSKYVHKKPRASYATRTMRWGGIILGLFIVWHILDLTTGTVHPGGYEHLHPYQNIIDTFSTWYGNVIYIVAVLAVGLHVRHGFWSAAQTLGVGSRTRDRALKITANVLALLLTAGFLAVPVGVMTGVVS